The following coding sequences lie in one Myxococcus xanthus genomic window:
- a CDS encoding DUF1552 domain-containing protein, whose protein sequence is MFSRRTVLKGMAAGLFAPYFHDVYAQSSALPARLVLVLECNGVYPRALLSTGTRAALGGRANTSDRIFWDAYKDTPLVREGDNLASAISLGPLAASSGNIDLVNRSAVLLGLSNLIAGGGHSSGTGGLSCAVNGAGATFDAVIAPRLRRGAPFDVLRLGTSSARVSIVYETCALGPRKPAGIIVNPSLAFDSTFGSLLGGSTNGRDRKMLFDFALADSRKALAEFSGNSNERLKLERYVSSLESLRTREDQLEGMAERVRPYLPLAPKDNPLITGAGSPPDSLKWFEAQFQIATASLLGGLTNTVVLATGTSGFDVAYGPDVTDIPRHSLQHGLDAGQNWDRVAEVTRRHVQLVANLARTLAATPEVGASGSMLDHTAIVFMSDNGEQHHSTSREWPKLVVGGNALGLKTDGRTVVYPKYDAARNRQVSNLFNTLGHAFGDADFNTFGQEGSTRIAPGPLSELYG, encoded by the coding sequence ATGTTCTCGCGACGAACCGTCCTGAAGGGCATGGCCGCCGGCCTCTTCGCGCCCTACTTCCACGACGTCTACGCCCAGTCGTCAGCGTTGCCGGCACGCCTGGTGCTGGTCCTCGAGTGCAATGGCGTCTACCCCCGCGCGCTCCTGAGCACGGGCACCCGCGCGGCGCTGGGGGGGCGCGCCAACACCTCCGACCGCATCTTCTGGGACGCGTACAAGGACACGCCGCTGGTGCGCGAGGGCGACAATCTCGCCAGCGCGATCAGTCTCGGGCCGCTGGCGGCGTCTTCCGGCAACATCGACCTGGTGAACCGCTCCGCCGTGCTGCTGGGGCTCTCGAACCTCATCGCGGGCGGCGGGCACTCCAGCGGGACGGGCGGGCTGAGCTGCGCGGTGAACGGCGCGGGCGCGACCTTCGACGCGGTGATCGCACCTCGCCTGCGCCGTGGTGCACCGTTCGACGTGCTGCGCCTGGGCACCAGCTCCGCGCGCGTGTCGATCGTGTACGAGACCTGCGCGCTCGGACCACGCAAGCCCGCGGGCATCATCGTCAACCCGTCGCTCGCGTTCGACAGCACCTTCGGCTCGCTGCTCGGCGGCTCGACGAACGGGCGCGATCGCAAGATGCTCTTCGACTTCGCGCTGGCCGACTCGCGGAAGGCACTGGCGGAGTTCAGCGGCAACTCCAACGAGCGGCTGAAACTGGAGCGCTACGTCTCCTCGCTCGAGTCGCTGCGCACGCGGGAGGATCAGCTCGAAGGCATGGCGGAACGCGTGCGGCCCTACCTGCCACTGGCACCGAAGGACAACCCGCTCATCACCGGCGCGGGCTCACCGCCCGACTCGTTGAAGTGGTTCGAGGCGCAGTTCCAGATCGCCACGGCGTCCCTCCTGGGCGGGCTGACGAACACGGTGGTGCTGGCGACGGGTACCTCGGGCTTTGACGTGGCCTACGGCCCGGACGTGACCGACATCCCGCGACACAGCTTGCAGCACGGCCTGGATGCGGGGCAGAACTGGGATCGCGTCGCCGAGGTCACCCGCCGTCACGTGCAACTGGTGGCGAACCTGGCGAGGACGCTGGCCGCCACGCCCGAGGTCGGCGCGAGCGGCTCGATGTTGGATCACACCGCGATCGTCTTCATGTCCGACAACGGCGAGCAGCACCACTCGACCTCGCGTGAGTGGCCGAAGCTCGTGGTGGGCGGCAACGCGCTGGGCCTGAAGACCGACGGGCGCACGGTCGTGTACCCAAAGTACGACGCGGCCCGGAACCGGCAGGTCTCGAACCTCTTCAACACGCTCGGCCACGCGTTCGGAGACGCGGACTTCAACACCTTCGGGCAGGAGGGCAGCACGCGCATCGCGCCGGGACCGCTGAGCGAGCTGTATGGCTGA
- a CDS encoding (2Fe-2S)-binding protein, whose translation MPAHQFILNGQTVSVEAPEDLSLLWVLRDVLGVTGPKYGCGVGVCGACTSHLDGEAFRPCIQPVGGLSGREVVTIEGLGAQGLHPVQQAWMDEDVAQCGFCQPGQIMAAVALLKRNAQPSDADIDAAMSDNVCRCGTYVRIRAAIKRAALLLRSGAGGG comes from the coding sequence ATGCCGGCACATCAGTTCATCCTCAATGGCCAGACGGTGTCGGTGGAAGCGCCCGAGGACCTGTCGCTGCTATGGGTGCTGCGCGACGTGCTGGGCGTGACAGGCCCGAAGTACGGCTGCGGCGTGGGCGTGTGCGGCGCGTGCACCAGTCACCTGGACGGCGAGGCCTTCCGCCCCTGCATCCAGCCGGTGGGTGGACTGTCTGGCCGCGAGGTGGTCACCATCGAGGGGCTGGGCGCTCAGGGACTGCATCCCGTGCAACAGGCGTGGATGGATGAGGACGTGGCCCAGTGCGGCTTCTGCCAGCCGGGGCAGATCATGGCCGCCGTGGCGCTGCTCAAGAGGAACGCCCAGCCCTCTGACGCGGACATCGACGCGGCGATGAGCGACAACGTTTGCCGCTGTGGCACCTATGTCCGCATCCGCGCCGCCATCAAGCGCGCCGCCCTGCTGCTGCGAAGCGGCGCGGGCGGCGGGTGA
- a CDS encoding xanthine dehydrogenase family protein molybdopterin-binding subunit, protein MADMLKPDATVSEGLDRRRFLTWVMASPTLMIAARWGLDVPESEAAEPLNGATTALSLYLAVQSDGRVVTTLPRTEMGQGITTAVAMLVAEELDLALDQVDVRSADADPRWVIQLTGLSSTMRSLTGPLRAAAAEARARLVTAAALRWRVLAPTLSTSHGGVSAPDGRRAGYGELAEDAARVLLPAVSSQPRPVSQFKLVGQPTGRIDARDIVTGATRHALDLDIPEALPAVVARPPTLRGTVQAVDDASARTMPGVVAVVPLGTGVAVVARTFGQALAARAALRITWTPGPASALSDADIRARLRDAMGPRPLPPLFTTRTLEGRFDFPYLAHATMETQSCVARVQGGQAEVWVGAQDPKYAQREVARALGWGLTPWQVTVHTLRAGGGFGRRFFTEAAEEAALVSRAIGRPVKLMWSREDDMRHGRFRPASHHRILAYLGPGGRILGWHHRAAIPTVAFPHGFGDALTSLAGEVLPEVTSAVFFALSQKLPYGFGWVSQELRDVAIPIPTASFRSVFTSQVGVSNEVFVDELARELQVDPVALRRERLTSNRLKAVLDKVATEGQWGRGLPPGVAQGVAVLEEWDSAIAHLIEVDVTGETPRVLRIVIAADVGLPINPKGIEAQLQGAAVDAMSTTLSAGIHIDAGAVREGSFADYRWMRMKHVPSDIQVHLVRSDDRVGGVGELGYPSAAAALTNAIARARGSMPTRFPILEEGV, encoded by the coding sequence ATGGCGGATATGCTCAAGCCAGACGCGACCGTTTCCGAGGGGCTGGACCGCCGTCGATTCCTGACGTGGGTCATGGCCTCTCCCACGTTGATGATTGCCGCCCGGTGGGGGCTCGACGTGCCCGAGTCCGAGGCGGCGGAGCCCCTGAACGGGGCGACGACGGCGCTGAGCCTCTATCTCGCCGTCCAGTCCGATGGGCGCGTTGTCACCACCCTGCCCCGCACGGAGATGGGCCAGGGCATCACCACGGCCGTGGCCATGCTCGTCGCCGAGGAACTCGACCTGGCGCTCGACCAGGTCGACGTGCGCAGCGCCGACGCGGACCCTCGCTGGGTCATCCAGCTCACCGGCCTTTCGTCAACGATGCGCTCCCTCACGGGCCCCCTGCGCGCCGCGGCGGCGGAGGCACGGGCACGGCTGGTCACTGCCGCGGCGCTGCGGTGGCGCGTCCTGGCCCCTACCCTCTCCACCTCGCACGGTGGGGTGAGTGCACCCGACGGGCGGCGGGCTGGCTATGGTGAGCTGGCGGAGGACGCCGCTCGCGTGCTGCTCCCCGCGGTCTCCAGCCAGCCCAGGCCCGTGAGCCAGTTCAAGTTGGTGGGCCAGCCCACCGGCCGCATCGACGCGAGGGACATTGTCACGGGCGCCACGCGCCATGCCCTGGACCTGGACATCCCCGAGGCGCTGCCGGCGGTGGTGGCCCGGCCCCCCACGCTGCGCGGCACCGTCCAGGCGGTCGACGATGCCTCGGCGCGGACGATGCCCGGCGTGGTGGCGGTGGTACCCCTGGGCACTGGCGTGGCGGTGGTGGCCCGAACCTTCGGACAGGCGCTCGCGGCGCGCGCGGCGCTGCGCATCACCTGGACGCCCGGCCCCGCCAGCGCGCTGTCGGACGCGGACATCCGGGCCCGCCTGCGTGACGCCATGGGCCCAAGGCCCCTGCCGCCGCTGTTCACCACGCGGACGCTGGAGGGACGCTTCGACTTCCCCTACCTGGCGCACGCGACCATGGAAACGCAAAGCTGCGTGGCCCGCGTGCAAGGCGGACAGGCGGAGGTCTGGGTGGGGGCGCAGGACCCCAAATACGCGCAGCGCGAGGTGGCCCGAGCGCTCGGCTGGGGGCTCACGCCGTGGCAAGTGACGGTGCACACCCTCCGGGCCGGTGGTGGCTTTGGCCGCAGGTTCTTCACCGAGGCCGCGGAGGAGGCCGCGCTCGTGTCACGTGCCATTGGCAGACCGGTGAAGCTGATGTGGAGCCGTGAGGATGACATGCGCCACGGCCGCTTCCGCCCGGCCAGTCACCACCGCATCCTCGCCTACCTGGGCCCGGGCGGACGAATCCTGGGCTGGCATCACCGCGCCGCCATTCCCACCGTGGCATTCCCCCACGGCTTCGGTGACGCCCTCACCTCGCTGGCTGGCGAGGTCCTTCCCGAGGTCACCAGCGCGGTCTTCTTCGCGCTCTCACAGAAGCTCCCGTACGGCTTCGGATGGGTGAGCCAGGAACTGCGAGACGTGGCGATTCCAATTCCCACCGCGTCGTTCCGCTCGGTGTTCACCAGCCAGGTGGGCGTGTCCAACGAGGTCTTCGTCGACGAACTGGCCCGCGAGCTCCAGGTGGACCCCGTCGCGCTACGACGCGAGCGGCTCACGTCGAATCGCCTCAAGGCGGTGCTGGACAAGGTCGCCACGGAGGGACAGTGGGGCCGCGGCCTGCCCCCCGGTGTCGCCCAGGGCGTCGCCGTCCTCGAGGAGTGGGACAGCGCCATCGCGCACCTCATCGAAGTGGACGTCACGGGAGAGACGCCTCGGGTGCTGCGCATCGTCATCGCCGCGGATGTCGGCCTGCCCATCAACCCCAAGGGCATCGAGGCCCAACTCCAGGGCGCGGCGGTGGACGCGATGTCCACCACGCTGAGCGCGGGAATCCACATCGATGCGGGCGCGGTGCGCGAGGGCAGCTTCGCGGATTATCGCTGGATGCGCATGAAGCACGTCCCGTCCGACATCCAGGTGCACCTGGTCCGCTCGGATGACCGGGTGGGCGGCGTGGGCGAGCTCGGCTATCCCAGCGCGGCGGCGGCCCTGACCAACGCCATTGCCCGGGCGCGAGGCTCGATGCCCACCCGCTTTCCCATCCTCGAAGAGGGAGTCTGA
- a CDS encoding MBL fold metallo-hydrolase encodes MQALGSKAQGARLERMKASPRFKDGTFHNTFPVSQGLKKGTAVSTMKEFLWGGQRRVPTGVLPIVSPLEQWLRPVQSGLRATWLGHSTVLLEVDGMRVLTDPVWGERISPLPFAGPKRFHPAPVKIEQLPPLDAVVISHDHYDHLDYATLLQLIPLGVPFVTSLGVGAHLEAWGVPPERITELDWWESVQVGSLTFTAAPSQHFSGRGVADRNRTAWSSIVVRGPRHAVFFSGDTGLTQEYVEIRQRLGPFDLILLEVGAWDPAWGDIHLGPENALKAHELLGGGAFLPVHWGTFNLAIHSWDEPAETLVKLAPANAPLVMPRLGQPIEPRQVQSIDPWWREVEQTETEPAPEGAVTEPAD; translated from the coding sequence ATGCAGGCACTCGGAAGCAAGGCGCAGGGGGCTCGGCTGGAGCGCATGAAGGCGTCACCGCGCTTCAAGGACGGCACGTTCCACAACACCTTCCCGGTGAGTCAGGGGCTGAAGAAGGGCACCGCTGTCTCGACGATGAAGGAGTTCCTCTGGGGAGGTCAGCGGCGGGTGCCAACGGGCGTGCTGCCCATCGTCAGTCCGCTCGAGCAGTGGCTGCGCCCGGTGCAAAGCGGGCTCCGCGCAACATGGCTCGGTCATTCCACCGTCCTGCTCGAGGTCGATGGAATGCGCGTGCTGACAGACCCGGTGTGGGGAGAGCGCATCTCTCCGCTCCCCTTCGCGGGACCGAAGCGGTTTCACCCCGCGCCGGTGAAAATCGAGCAACTTCCCCCGCTCGACGCGGTCGTCATCTCGCACGACCACTACGACCACCTCGACTATGCGACCCTCCTTCAACTCATCCCGCTCGGTGTCCCGTTCGTCACCTCGCTCGGGGTGGGGGCGCACCTGGAGGCGTGGGGCGTGCCCCCTGAGCGAATCACCGAGCTCGACTGGTGGGAGTCCGTGCAGGTCGGCAGCCTGACCTTCACCGCGGCGCCTTCGCAGCACTTCTCGGGGCGCGGCGTGGCCGATAGGAACCGGACGGCGTGGTCGTCCATCGTGGTGCGCGGCCCACGTCACGCCGTCTTCTTCAGCGGCGACACGGGCCTGACGCAGGAGTACGTCGAGATCCGGCAGAGGCTGGGACCGTTCGACCTCATCCTGCTCGAGGTCGGCGCGTGGGACCCGGCCTGGGGAGACATTCACCTCGGACCGGAGAACGCGTTGAAAGCGCATGAGTTGCTGGGCGGTGGCGCCTTCTTGCCGGTCCATTGGGGCACGTTCAATCTCGCCATCCATTCCTGGGACGAGCCCGCGGAGACGCTCGTGAAGCTCGCCCCGGCGAATGCGCCGCTGGTCATGCCGCGGCTCGGACAGCCGATTGAGCCGCGCCAGGTGCAGTCCATTGACCCCTGGTGGCGCGAGGTCGAGCAGACCGAGACGGAACCGGCGCCGGAGGGGGCCGTGACAGAGCCCGCTGACTGA
- a CDS encoding glutathione S-transferase family protein translates to MAALLASLMGFVRTDLEEAKQQGMLGKCLRASILGMGLIAAAFTDPVESPAMEGTAHDLRLVVWVASLGVHACPGCAPSRCVAGAASLVAVLRLNTQPGVALVTGPTSHIALHREHRMAELVLTTYDWVPKTPRGYVRDLRVRWALEEAGLPYRVESTPFRNRNAEHLTHQPFAQVPWLTDGDLSLFESGAILLHLGERSPALMPADPRGRAEAIEWVIAALNSVEMASLPWSFFQFGMADKAASKPFDDFLKLRLDRLEPVLAGRDWLAGSFSVADILMTDVLRLVVRFDGLAAHPACLAYVGRATARPAFTKAHADQMAHFAAAD, encoded by the coding sequence GTGGCCGCCCTGCTCGCTTCGTTAATGGGCTTCGTGCGCACGGACCTGGAGGAGGCGAAGCAGCAAGGGATGCTCGGCAAGTGCCTGCGGGCCTCCATCCTCGGCATGGGGCTCATCGCCGCCGCCTTCACCGACCCTGTTGAAAGCCCCGCGATGGAGGGCACCGCGCACGACCTGCGGCTCGTCGTCTGGGTCGCGAGCCTTGGGGTACACGCCTGCCCAGGCTGCGCTCCCAGCAGGTGCGTGGCAGGGGCCGCCAGCCTGGTGGCTGTCTTGCGCCTCAACACCCAGCCTGGGGTGGCCCTCGTGACGGGGCCAACCTCGCACATCGCTCTACACAGGGAGCACCGCATGGCCGAGCTGGTTCTCACTACCTACGACTGGGTCCCCAAAACGCCGCGAGGCTATGTGCGCGACCTTCGCGTGCGATGGGCGTTGGAGGAGGCCGGGCTGCCCTACCGCGTGGAGAGCACGCCCTTCCGCAACCGCAATGCCGAGCACCTGACGCACCAGCCCTTCGCACAGGTCCCGTGGCTGACGGACGGCGACCTCTCCCTCTTCGAAAGCGGCGCCATCCTGCTGCATCTGGGCGAACGCAGCCCCGCCCTGATGCCGGCCGATCCGCGCGGCCGGGCCGAAGCCATCGAATGGGTGATCGCCGCCCTCAACTCGGTGGAGATGGCGAGCCTGCCGTGGTCGTTCTTTCAGTTCGGCATGGCGGACAAGGCGGCGTCGAAACCGTTCGACGACTTCCTGAAGCTCCGCCTCGACCGCTTGGAGCCGGTGCTCGCTGGGCGCGATTGGCTGGCGGGCAGTTTCTCCGTCGCCGACATCCTGATGACCGACGTGCTGCGGCTCGTAGTTCGGTTCGACGGACTGGCGGCGCACCCGGCCTGCCTCGCTTACGTTGGCCGCGCCACCGCCCGCCCTGCCTTCACGAAAGCGCACGCGGACCAGATGGCCCACTTCGCCGCGGCGGACTGA